CGCCGGGTGGCTGTACACCATCTGCTTCAGCCGCTCCTGGGCGCGCCGGTGGTAGTCGTCGCACACGTCCGCCCGTACGGTGGCCGAGCCGAATCCGCCCGCCACGATCATGTCGATGCAGCCCATGATGTAGCGCATCTGGCATTCCGAGTTGTAAATGATGCTCGCGCCGTTGACGCCGTTGGTGCCCGGCCCGTACATGCAGAAGAAGTTCGGAAAGCCAGGCACGGTGATGCCGAGGTAGGCGTACGGGGAATCGCCCCACGCGCTGTTGAGTTCGATCCCGTCGAGGCCGCGGACGTTGATGGGACCGAGCTGGTGGTTGACGTCGAAGCCGGTGGCCCAGATGAGGACGTCCGCAGGCCGGTGTACGCCGTCGACAGTGGTCACCCCGGCGGGGGTCACCTCGGCGATGCCGTCGGTGATGAGCTCGACATCGTCGCGCTGCAGCGTCTTGAGCCAGGTTCCGTTGTCCTGCAAGGTCCGTTTGCCCATCGGCGGGTATTTCGGCGTGACCTTGTCCAGCAGTTCCTCGTCGTCGCAGAAGGCCCGCATCCACGCGATGAACATCTCGCGGATGGCGTGGTTCGACGCGTTGCACGAGAGGCCACCGTTATCCCAGTCCGGGTCGATCCTGACCTGCTCGTCGAGGGCGTCGGCGATCGGCCACCAGGAGACGAACCGCAGCCACCGCCCGTAGTACGGGAGATGCCGGATCGCCCAGCGGACCCCGTCCGGAATGGCGTCGTGATACATCGGATTGGGCGCCATCCACTGGGGCGTGCGCTGATAGACGTCGACGTGGCTGGTCGTGTCCGCGATCGCGGGTACGAGTTGAAATCCGCTGGCGCCCGCACCGATGACCGCGACCCGCTTCCCCGCCAGATCGACATCGTCGCGCCAGTCCGCGGTGTGGAAGGATGGGCCACGGAAGTCGCTGGCGCCCTTGATGTCTGGGATCACCGCGTTGCTGAACTGACCGACGGCACAGATCAGCGCGCGGGAGGTGAGCTCTTCGGTGCCGCCATCGGCGCCGGTGATGGTCACCCGCCAGGTCGCCGATTCGTCGTCCCACACCGCGCCAGTCACCGCGGTGTCGAAGCGCACGTGCGGGACGATCTCGTGGCGCGCCGCGACGTCCCGGAGGTACTGCAGGATCTCGGGCTGCTCGGAGTAGTAGTGGGTCCAGTGGTCGGTCGGCTCGAACGAGTAGGCGTAGTACTGATTCGCGATGTCGACGCGGCATCCCGGATAGCGGTTGGCCAGCCAGGTTCCGCCCACCTCCGACTGCTTTTCGATGATCGTGAACGGCGCACCTGCCGCCTTGAGTTTGATCCCGGCCAACAGGCCTGCTTCACCGCACCCGATGACGACCACGGGGAAGTCGGCGCGCTTATCGGGCGTCGACGCAAGCTCCGGTCCACACTGATCGGCGTCGCTGAAGCGGAGATCTGCCGCGACGTAGTCGACGTGCTCCTCAGTGACCGTTCCCGCGGACATCACGTCGAACATCACCCGCATCTGCTGGGCATCGGGGACGAACGGCGGCGGGCAACCACGGTCGCGATAGTCGCGGATGACATCGAAGGCGCGCTTGCGCACCAGCTCCTTGTCGGGCTCGCTCATGCCGCCCTGGAGGTCCATTGCGATGAGCATGTAGGGCCCGGGAAGCTCCTCCAGCAGCCCCATGTCGCCGGTCATGTGCACCATCGACATCAGCAGCGCGGGCACGCTGGCCTGCTCGACGGCGTCTCGAATCACGTCGTCGGAGTCGTCGAACGGCAGCCCCAACAACGGGTTCGCGGTGTCCCAGGTGGTGGTGTCGCCTACCGAAGTGTGACCCATCGCCTCACCATACATAGACCATCCGCTGACCATACGCTCTTTGAAATACGTATTGTCATCGCGTCGCGGCCGGGCTACCGTCGATGAATGACGGATCTGCAGGTGCGACGCGTGCGGTTCGATCTCGCCGGAGACGACGTGCCGTTCAACTGGCATCCGCAGCGCCCGGCATTCGCCATGCAGTGCAACCTCATCACGTTCTTCGCGCCGGGTTTCGAGAAGTTCATCGTCGACGCCACCCGCGAGGCGATTCCGCTGATGCGTGACCCCAAACAGGCTGAGGAGGCCAACGCCTATCTGCGCCAGGAGGCTCAGCATTCGGCGGCGCATATGAGTCACTTCCGTGCCCTCGCCCGACGCTGGCCGGGGCTATCGGAGACGCTGGACGAGGTCGTAGCCTCCTACGACCGGCTCACCGCCACAAAGCCTTTGGCGTGGCGGCTCGCCTATACCGCCGTCATCGAGAACACCTTCACGCCGTACTTCAAGGTGTTCCTCGACCACGAGGACAAGTTGTTCGAACCCGGTGAC
The nucleotide sequence above comes from Mycolicibacterium moriokaense. Encoded proteins:
- a CDS encoding flavin-containing monooxygenase, producing the protein MGHTSVGDTTTWDTANPLLGLPFDDSDDVIRDAVEQASVPALLMSMVHMTGDMGLLEELPGPYMLIAMDLQGGMSEPDKELVRKRAFDVIRDYRDRGCPPPFVPDAQQMRVMFDVMSAGTVTEEHVDYVAADLRFSDADQCGPELASTPDKRADFPVVVIGCGEAGLLAGIKLKAAGAPFTIIEKQSEVGGTWLANRYPGCRVDIANQYYAYSFEPTDHWTHYYSEQPEILQYLRDVAARHEIVPHVRFDTAVTGAVWDDESATWRVTITGADGGTEELTSRALICAVGQFSNAVIPDIKGASDFRGPSFHTADWRDDVDLAGKRVAVIGAGASGFQLVPAIADTTSHVDVYQRTPQWMAPNPMYHDAIPDGVRWAIRHLPYYGRWLRFVSWWPIADALDEQVRIDPDWDNGGLSCNASNHAIREMFIAWMRAFCDDEELLDKVTPKYPPMGKRTLQDNGTWLKTLQRDDVELITDGIAEVTPAGVTTVDGVHRPADVLIWATGFDVNHQLGPINVRGLDGIELNSAWGDSPYAYLGITVPGFPNFFCMYGPGTNGVNGASIIYNSECQMRYIMGCIDMIVAGGFGSATVRADVCDDYHRRAQERLKQMVYSHPAITSSYYKNAAGEVPTLYGFRIFDYWRWTNRPNAADYELRP